Proteins encoded by one window of Vitis vinifera cultivar Pinot Noir 40024 chromosome 10, ASM3070453v1:
- the LOC100257565 gene encoding histone H2A: MEAAEKVKKGVRERKGSGPKKKPISCPIKAGLQFPIGRIGRYLKKGRYSQRVRIDASIYFVVMLEYLAVEVLELAGNGAWDNQKHKIIPRHVLLVVRHDEELGKLLAGVTIAHGGVLLNINPVLLPKKIDKAAKESKLPSKATKPP; this comes from the coding sequence ATGGAGGCCGCTGAAAAGGTGAAGAAGGGTGTCAGAGAAAGGAAGGGCAGTGGTCCCAAGAAGAAACCAATATCTTGCCCCATCAAGGCTGGTCTTCAATTCCCGATCGGTCGTATCGGCAGATACCTCAAGAAAGGCCGTTATTCTCAGCGCGTTAGAATCGATGCCTCAATCTACTTTGTTGTCATGCTAGAGTACCTAGCTGTTGAGGTTTTGGAGTTGGCTGGAAATGGAGCATGGGATAACCAGAAACACAAAATAATCCCGAGGCATGTTTTGTTGGTTGTGAGACATGATGAAGAACTTGGGAAGCTTCTAGCTGGAGTCACAATTGCTCATGGTGGTGTCCTATTGAATATCAACCCTGTTCTTCTACCAAAGAAGATTGACAAGGCAGCAAAGGAATCCAAGTTGCCATCCAAGGCCACCAAGCCTCCCTAA